One Candidatus Bathyanammoxibius amoris DNA segment encodes these proteins:
- a CDS encoding acyloxyacyl hydrolase, with protein MPVFVIAAFLSASASAQVDFQEKKVHLDKKKHYEAGMQEYGISGGFAVSPEDKIITDFILLPKWGYIVADFDGLIPGAFEVELEGVAGMFMTPGAAYETGFNLLFTYNFETGTQFVPFFSAGAGFLYTNLGSQVPDVGSKFNASPQGGLGVKYFINDTTALSLMGRIRHISNMSTVEPNGGIDGGMLLFGIDFLH; from the coding sequence TTGCCTGTTTTCGTAATAGCCGCTTTTCTCAGTGCTTCCGCCTCTGCGCAGGTGGATTTTCAAGAAAAAAAGGTGCATCTTGATAAAAAGAAGCACTATGAAGCGGGCATGCAAGAGTATGGTATAAGCGGCGGCTTTGCGGTTAGCCCTGAGGACAAAATTATAACCGATTTCATTTTGCTTCCAAAATGGGGTTATATCGTTGCCGACTTTGACGGCCTCATCCCGGGAGCCTTTGAGGTAGAGCTGGAAGGTGTGGCCGGGATGTTTATGACACCCGGCGCGGCCTATGAGACCGGTTTTAATCTATTGTTCACCTATAATTTTGAGACAGGGACACAATTTGTACCTTTCTTCTCTGCGGGGGCAGGGTTTCTTTACACTAACCTCGGCAGCCAGGTCCCCGACGTGGGCTCAAAGTTTAACGCCAGCCCTCAGGGAGGATTGGGGGTTAAATACTTTATAAACGACACGACCGCCCTTAGCCTCATGGGACGCATCAGACATATCTCCAACATGAGTACGGTCGAACCAAACGGCGGCATTGACGGTGGCATGCTGTTATTCGGTATTGACTTCCTCCACTAA
- a CDS encoding TIGR01212 family radical SAM protein (This family includes YhcC from E. coli K-12, an uncharacterized radical SAM protein.): MSKVYAVERPWQRETRYYSFGRYLKERFPFKVHKIPIHAGFTCPNRDGFRGTGGCTFCENESFSPNAKGPLTSPVREQIRRGKKFLRSRYGAEKFIVYFQAFSNTYADISTLKSRYDEAMDEEDIIGLSIGTRPDCVSDKALRLINSYSDDYHVWIEYGLQSIHDDTLERINRCHTCQEFEDAVYRTKALGGVNVCAHVILGLPGENRSDMIATARKVSSMGIDGIKLHHLYVARGTALEREYRSGRVKTMEMEEYVSVAADFLENLSPDITVQRLVGDTQGDGLVAPLWTAGKGEVVRSISGELRRRGTFQGAQIVP, from the coding sequence ATGTCAAAAGTATACGCAGTAGAAAGACCCTGGCAACGCGAGACGCGATATTACTCCTTCGGCCGCTACCTCAAGGAGAGGTTCCCGTTCAAGGTACACAAGATACCAATCCACGCGGGTTTCACCTGCCCCAACAGGGACGGTTTCAGGGGCACCGGCGGCTGCACGTTCTGTGAGAACGAGAGCTTTAGTCCCAACGCCAAAGGCCCTTTGACGTCGCCTGTCAGAGAGCAGATACGCAGGGGCAAAAAATTTCTCCGCTCCAGGTACGGGGCGGAGAAGTTTATCGTCTATTTTCAGGCCTTCAGTAACACGTACGCGGACATCTCAACACTAAAATCCAGATACGACGAGGCCATGGATGAAGAAGACATCATCGGCCTCTCAATAGGCACCCGGCCGGACTGTGTTTCAGACAAGGCGCTGAGGCTCATAAACTCTTACTCCGACGATTATCACGTCTGGATAGAGTACGGCCTTCAAAGTATCCACGACGATACCCTCGAGCGCATAAACCGCTGCCATACCTGTCAGGAATTCGAGGACGCGGTGTACAGGACCAAGGCGCTTGGGGGTGTGAACGTCTGCGCGCACGTCATACTCGGCCTGCCCGGCGAAAACCGCTCAGACATGATAGCCACGGCACGCAAGGTCTCCAGCATGGGTATCGACGGCATCAAGCTACACCATCTCTATGTGGCAAGAGGCACCGCCCTGGAACGGGAATACAGGTCGGGGAGGGTGAAGACCATGGAGATGGAGGAATACGTCTCCGTTGCCGCCGATTTTCTGGAAAACCTTTCCCCGGACATCACCGTTCAGAGACTGGTCGGAGATACCCAGGGAGACGGCCTTGTCGCTCCCCTGTGGACCGCCGGTAAGGGTGAGGTCGTCCGGTCTATCAGCGGTGAGCTTCGCCGCAGGGGTACTTTCCAGGGTGCGCAAATTGTCCCTTGA
- a CDS encoding LysM peptidoglycan-binding domain-containing M23 family metallopeptidase: MTVLLLAYFSGCARPPEAVPPTPAALKRPGYTTHKIRHGETVWAISRRYNIPPQTIIQLNGIKDVTDINVGTELLIPRSGYSSVASTASTSYTTPGPASGKGFIWPVKGKIIQRYGDIVNGQKWTGIDIETQSGQDVLAAKGGVVEVVTENPDGWGKVVVIRHNDGIHTWYAHNSKVFVRKGNWVKQGQRIAQAGQTGSVTTPELHFKVFNNDRPVNPLSYLPR, translated from the coding sequence TTGACAGTATTGTTGCTAGCGTATTTCTCCGGCTGCGCCCGACCACCGGAAGCTGTCCCTCCGACACCTGCCGCGCTTAAAAGACCCGGATATACCACTCATAAGATCCGGCACGGCGAGACGGTGTGGGCGATCTCCCGGAGATACAATATCCCGCCCCAGACAATCATCCAGCTAAACGGGATTAAGGACGTAACGGATATCAACGTAGGAACAGAACTACTGATACCCCGCAGCGGTTATTCATCAGTCGCAAGCACTGCTTCCACGTCTTACACTACCCCCGGGCCGGCATCCGGCAAAGGTTTCATCTGGCCCGTTAAGGGGAAAATCATCCAGCGTTACGGTGACATCGTGAACGGGCAGAAGTGGACGGGGATAGACATAGAAACGCAATCCGGGCAGGACGTCCTGGCGGCAAAAGGCGGCGTGGTTGAAGTTGTAACTGAAAATCCTGACGGCTGGGGTAAGGTAGTTGTGATAAGGCACAACGACGGCATCCACACCTGGTATGCCCATAATTCAAAGGTCTTTGTAAGAAAGGGCAACTGGGTTAAGCAAGGGCAGAGAATTGCCCAGGCGGGCCAGACCGGCAGTGTGACAACACCGGAACTGCACTTCAAAGTCTTCAATAACGACAGGCCAGTTAATCCGCTATCCTATCTGCCCCGGTGA
- a CDS encoding DMT family transporter has translation MTWFHYSLISAFFTASSVALSKKALDGSDVYTVAWVRYGYAFPFLLCMLLFIEIPPLDSTFFLVNLVQVPLNSLAIILYVRAIKYSPLSLTLPFLALTPVFLVGTSFVMLGERPDRSGLAGILLVALGAYMLNVRSTRDGLLGPLRAILEEEGSVLMIAVALIYSISGNLSKLAILHSSPMFFAAVYPAIMALALFPLLMLEGGGALKKVFSRPILFASIGLSTILTLIPGNLAFQLGEVSYVVSVRRISLVMGILYGWILFRETNVRERLLGGVVMLIGVVLIAVF, from the coding sequence ATGACCTGGTTCCATTATTCGCTTATCTCCGCGTTCTTTACCGCCAGTTCCGTTGCGCTCTCTAAGAAGGCCCTCGATGGCAGCGACGTATATACGGTGGCCTGGGTGCGCTACGGGTATGCGTTCCCGTTTCTGCTGTGCATGCTCCTGTTTATTGAGATTCCCCCGTTAGACTCCACTTTCTTTCTGGTTAATCTTGTGCAGGTGCCGCTCAACAGTCTTGCCATTATTCTGTATGTGAGGGCCATAAAGTACTCCCCCCTTTCACTTACCCTCCCGTTCCTCGCCCTGACCCCTGTCTTTCTCGTCGGTACCAGCTTCGTCATGTTAGGGGAACGGCCTGACAGGTCAGGTCTGGCAGGGATACTACTTGTCGCGCTGGGGGCGTACATGCTCAACGTACGCTCTACCAGGGATGGCCTGCTCGGCCCGCTGCGCGCAATCCTTGAGGAAGAGGGTTCTGTCCTGATGATTGCCGTTGCTCTTATATACAGTATCAGCGGCAATCTCAGTAAACTTGCCATCCTGCATTCAAGCCCCATGTTCTTTGCCGCAGTTTATCCAGCTATCATGGCGCTGGCCCTCTTTCCCCTTCTAATGTTAGAAGGCGGTGGCGCCCTGAAGAAGGTGTTTTCCCGGCCCATACTGTTTGCTTCCATAGGGCTGTCAACTATACTAACGCTTATCCCGGGCAATCTGGCCTTCCAGCTTGGAGAGGTTTCCTATGTGGTCTCGGTCAGACGTATCAGCCTTGTCATGGGGATTTTATACGGCTGGATATTATTCCGGGAGACAAACGTGAGAGAAAGGCTCCTTGGGGGTGTAGTAATGCTAATCGGCGTGGTGCTTATAGCCGTCTTTTGA